The following coding sequences lie in one Silene latifolia isolate original U9 population chromosome 5, ASM4854445v1, whole genome shotgun sequence genomic window:
- the LOC141656891 gene encoding putative wall-associated receptor kinase-like 16: MGYLNLILTILITMVSTQLITGDEALSSLVIAPHCSSMCGNITIPYPFGIEEGCYYVDNYMGLKCDRSGNPPQLILGKNILVSNIDLTEGEIRVNQNMSFNCYSQGESQGEHSPGVNLVAFTISSTKNKLVATGCDTYAWFTGFRHGMQYETGCMTKCDSLNSVADNNCNGVGCCEASIPDGISNITTKVSSFSNHTSVAFNPCSVAFPVANDSFTFLRKNLTQGLGFYSDFPLLPVIFNWGIGRQRCSEAQEQGSCLCKNNTICSDLEPDQVGYRCKCKDGFTGNPYLPQGCQDIDECKGANECEKTKYCTNTNGSYICECPKGYHGNGTRTDRCVSSSKAWLTPVIITAGIGGSIIILLVVGFLLHWRNGERRIKNLRESFFHQNGGLILHQKLSRMDTLKIFTAQDLENATDKYNEINIIGRGGYGIVYKGIIENNQQVAIKRSLKVDPGQVEQFINEILILSQINNRNIVRLLGCCLETEVPLLVYEYINNGTLYDHLNDEAKVPLFTWNIRLGIATEVAEVLAYLHTTITTPIIHRDMKSMNILLDECYTAKVADFGGSRLVPVDQGQLATMVLGTLGYLDPEYMQTSELTEKSDVYSFGVVLVELLTRKKALSYQRPEIERCLAMHFLLKMKEDRLFDIIDKNIANSQGDIEQIKKVATLAKWCLFLKGEDRPTMKEVAMELEGIKRMNKHPWQDLKSSLDQENDCEYLLLGIPKDDGGNSGGNSGRDSSFISSLGGGR, translated from the exons ATGGGATACCTAAACCTTATCCTAACAATTCTCATTACTATGGTATCAACACAATTGATCACGGGAGATGAAGCGTTATCCTCACTTGTTATCGCACCACATTGTTCCTCAATGTGCGGAAACATTACCATTCCATACCCATTTGGCATAGAAGAGGGTTGTTACTATGTTGATAATTATATGGGATTGAAATGTGATCGCAGTGGTAATCCTCCCCAACTAATTCTAGGCAAAAATATACTAGTTTCGAACATTGACTTGACAGAGGGGGAAATACGGGTCAATCAGAATATGTCATTCAATTGTTATAGCCAAGGTGAGTCCCAAGGGGAGCACTCTCCAGGGGTAAACCTGGTAGCATTTACCATATCTAGCACCAAAAATAAACTAGTTGCAACAGGGTGTGACACCTATGCCTGGTTTACTGGGTTTCGACATGGCATGCAATACGAGACAGGGTGCATGACAAAATGCGACAGCTTAAACAGTGTAGCTGACAATAACTGTAATGGGGTTGGTTGTTGTGAGGCTTCGATACCCGATGGTATAAGCAACATAACCACCAAAGTTTCAAGTTTTAGTAACCATACATCTGTTGCTTTTAACCCGTGTAGTGTGGCATTTCCTGTGGCTAACGATTCGTTCACGTTTTTGAGAAAGAATTTGACTCAGGGACTAGGGTTTTATTCAGATTTCCCTTTACTTCCTGTCATATTCAATTGGGGAATTGGAAGACAGAGATGTTCGGAAGCTCAAGAACAGGGATCTTGCTTGTGTAAGAACAACACTATTTGCTCTGATTTAGAGCCTGACCAAGTCGGGTATCGGTGCAAGTGCAAGGATGGGTTTACAGGGAATCCTTACCTTCCTCAAGGCTGCCAAG ATATCGATGAATGTAAGGGAGCAAATGAATGTGAGAAAACAAAATATTGTACTAACACTAATGGAAGCTACATTTGTGAATGCCCAAAGGGTTACCATGGAAACGGCACACGAACTGATCGCTGCGTCTCTTCTTCAAAGGCTTGGCTCACACCAGTAATCATCACTGCAG GTATTGGTGGAAGTATTATAATTTTGCTTGTGGTTGGCTTTCTCCTGCATTGGAGAAATGGGGAAAGGCGAATCAAAAACTTACGAGAAAGCTTCTTCCATCAAAATGGAGGTTTAATTTTACATCAAAAACTCTCTAGGATGGATACTCTGAAGATATTTACAGCACAAGATTTGGAAAATGCAACTGACAAATACAATGAAATAAACATAATCGGAAGAGGCGGTTATGGAATTGTTTATAAGGGAATTATAGAAAATAATCAACAAGTTGCAATCAAAAGGTCTCTTAAGGTGGATCCCGGACAAGTTGAGCAGTTCATTAATGAAATTCTGATACTTTCACAAATCAACAACAGAAATATAGTAAGGTTACTAGGTTGCTGTCTCGAGACAGAAGTACCGTTACTGGTTTATGAGTATATCAATAATGGCACATTATATGATCACTTAAACGATGAAGCAAAGGTGCCCCTTTTCACATGGAATATCCGTCTGGGGATAGCAACAGAAGTTGCTGAAGTGTTAGCATATCTACATACCACAATCACAACCCCCATCATCCATAGAGACATGAAGTCAATGAATATACTCTTAGATGAATGTTATACGGCTAAGGTTGCAGATTTTGGCGGTTCAAGATTGGTTCCTGTGGACCAAGGACAACTAGCCACAATGGTGCTAGGGACATTGGGCTATTTGGATCCGGAATATATGCAAACGAGTGAATTAACAGAAAAAAGTGATGTTTATAGCTTCGGAGTTGTGTTGGTGGAGTTATTAACTAGGAAAAAGGCTCTATCTTATCAAAGGCCTGAAATTGAGCGATGCCTTGCTATGCACTTCCTTCTCAAGATGAAAGAAGACCGATTGTTTGACATCATTGACAAAAACATCGCAAACAGCCAAGGAGACATTGAGCAAATAAAGAAAGTGGCTACTCTAGCTAAATGGTGTTTGTTCTTAAAAGGAGAAGACAGGCCAACCATGAAGGAAGTCGCGATGGAGCTAGAAGGAATCAAAAGAATGAACAAGCATCCTTGGCAAGATCTTAAGTCATCCTTAGATCAGGAAAATGATTGTGAGTATCTTCTTCTAGGAATCCCAAAAGACGATGGTGGTAACAGTGGTGGTAACTCTGGTAGGGACTCTAGTTTCATTTCCTCTCTAGGTGGTGGTAGGTAG